From Hippoglossus stenolepis isolate QCI-W04-F060 chromosome 6, HSTE1.2, whole genome shotgun sequence, a single genomic window includes:
- the slco4a1 gene encoding solute carrier organic anion transporter family member 4A1 → MPILLNADASFSSKQELLDLQDCPVSSGPSLDTPSPVDSQTGSPIGSGPSSPRADGPIRPDIFTGASTVPGQLYGVEAKPYAETPMGLKLNSTDVDQLCGWGSLTPKAIQVFNTSRWVLIFLCAASFLQGMIVNGLVNTVITTIEKRFDLHSYQSGLIASSYDIAACICLAFVSYFGGTGHKPRWLGWGVLIMALGSLVFSLPHFTTPPYEVSVPKQTGMCSANRTSPCQDEQGGGLSNYRFVFMLSQFLHGVGATPLYTLGVTYLDENVQSNYAPVYIGIFYTASILGPAAGYMLGGFFLNIYEEIHLMTEMTPDNPLWVGAWWIGFLAGGAAGVLVAFPILGYPRQLPGSQEYMAMRVSEAHQLKDGSNNTASDPQFGKSVKDMPRSVLLLLKNPTFLFLCLAGATEAIIITGMSTFSPKFLESQLSLSASEAATLFGYMVVPAGGGGTFLGGYIVKRLKLRCRGIIHFCIMCTVLGLLTVFVFLIHCPNVPMAGVTAPYHFGLMEQHQLDQYEHLYDKPSNLHHRNSSSIEQDLTVGCNADCGCVRELYNPVCGADGVMYYSPCHAGCSSINHTQHSTGRQVYSGCSCVVGNASWGKAGFALAGKCDSSCQHMPVLLSFIFLIIFFTFLCSIPALTATLRCVPDSQRSFALGIQWILIRVFGSIPGPIAFGSVIDISCLLWQDQCGERGSCYIYQNSAMSLYILGAGIGCKVLGTIFFVLASVLYQAPPESPQSSCESSYHRAADTSDQPIKDLPEDAVIVNLHARL, encoded by the exons ATGCCAATCTTATTAAATGCTGACGCTTCCTTCAGCTCCAAGCAGGAGCTCCTGGACCTACAGGACTGCCCTGTCAGCAGCGGTCCCTCTCTGGACACCCCCAGTCCAGTGGACTCCCAGACAGGCAGCCCCATAGGCTCAGGCCCCAGCAGCCCCAGAGCTGATGGTCCCATCCGGCCTGATATTTTTACTGGGGCTTCTACAGTCCCCGGGCAGCTATATGGGGTGGAAGCCAAACCGTATGCAGAGACTCCCATGGGATTAAAGCTTAACTCCACTGACGTGGATCAGCTATGTGGCTGGGGATCTCTGACACCCAAAGCTATTCAAGTTTTCAACACCTCTCGTTGGGTTCTGATTTTCCTCTGTGCGGCTAGTTTCCTCCAGGGGATGATAGTCAACGGCCTCGTTAACACAGTGATCACAACAATTGAGAAGAGATTTGACTTGCACAGCTACCAGTCTGGCCTTATCGCCAGCTCCTACGACATTGCTGCATGCATTTGTCTGGCCTTCGTCAGTTACTTTGGTGGGACGGGGCACAAGCCTCGCTGGCTGGGATGGGGGGTGCTGATCATGGCACTGGGTTCCCTGGTGTTTTCCCTACCTCACTTCACCACACCTCCCTACGAGGTCAGTGTGCCCAAACAAACAGGAATGTGTTCTGCCAACCGTACCAGCCCGTGCCAGGACGAGCAGGGGGGAGGATTGTCCAATTATCGGTTTGTGTTCATGCTGAGCCAGTTTCTACACGGAGTGGGAGCTACACCTCTCTACACGTTAGGGGTCACATACCTGGATGAGAACGTCCAGTCCAACTATGCCCCTGTGTATATAG GAATCTTTTACACTGCAAGCATCTTGGGTCCTGCTGCAGGCTATATGCTGGGAGGTTTCTTCCTGAATATCTACGAAGAGATCCATCTAAT GACTGAGATGACTCCAGACAACCCTCTGTGGGTCGGGGCTTGGTGGATCGGCTTCCTTGCAGGAGGAGCGGCAGGTGTACTGGTAGCTTTCCCTATCCTAGGCTACCCACGTCAGCTACCAG GCTCTCAGGAGTACATGGCAATGCGGGTGTCTGAGGCCCACCAGCTTAAGGACGGAagcaacaacacagcatcagACCCTCAGTTTGGCAAATCAGTCAAAGACATGCCAAG ATCGGTGCTGCTGCTCTTAAAGAATCCCACTTTCCTGTTTCTGTGCTTGGCTGGAGCCACTGAGGCCATCATCATCACTGGCATGTCCACCTTTAGTCCAAAGTTCTTGGAGTCTCAGCTCAGTCTCAGTGCATCAGAGGCCGCTACATTGTTTG GATACATGGTGGTACCAGCAGGAGGTGGTGGCACCTTCCTGGGCGGCTACATCGTGAAAAGGCTGAAGCTGCGTTGTAGAGGTATCATTCACTTCTGCATTATGTGCACAGTGCTCGGCCTGCTCACCGTCTTCGTCTTTCTCATCCACTGCCCAAACGTGCCAATGGCTGGTGTCACTGCACCGTACCATTTTGGTCTCATGGAGCAACACCAACTGGACCAGTACGAACACCTGTATGACAAACCCAGCAACCTGCACCATAGAAACAG CTCTTCTATCGAGCAGGACCTGACAGTGGGCTGTAATGCAGACTGTGGCTGTGTCAGAGAGCTGTATAACCCGGTGTGTGGGGCAGACGGTGTGATGTATTACTCCCCCTGCCACGCTGGCTGCAGCTCCATCAACCACACCCAACACTCCACTGGCCGACAG gtgtattCTGGATGTAGCTGTGTGGTGGGGAACGCGTCCTGGGGCAAGGCAGGCTTTGCTCTGGCAGGGAAGTGTGACAGCTCCTGCCAACACATGCCGGTCCTCCtgtccttcatcttcctcatcatcttctttaCGTTCCTCTGTAGCATCCCAGCGCTCACCGCCACACTCAG GTGTGTACCAGACAGCCAGAGATCCTTTGCACTTGGCATCCAGTGGATTCTAATTCGTGTATTTG GGAGTATTCCAGGACCCATAGCATTTGGCTCAGTGATTGACATCTCCTGCTTACTGTGGCAGGATCAGTGCGGTGAGCGGGGCTCCTGCTACATCTATCAGAACTCAGCCATGAGCCTGTACATACTGGGAGCTGGTATTGGCTGTAAG GTTTTGGGGACAATCTTCTTTGTGTTAGCCAGCGTCCTGTACCAGGCTCCTCCTGAGTCGCCTCAAAGCAGCTGTGAGAGCAGCTaccacagagcagcagacacGAGCGACCAGCCAATCAAAGACCTGCCTGAAGACGCGGTCATCGTCAACCTGCACGCCAGGTTATGA